In a single window of the Balaenoptera acutorostrata chromosome 3, mBalAcu1.1, whole genome shotgun sequence genome:
- the IMP3 gene encoding U3 small nucleolar ribonucleoprotein protein IMP3, which translates to MVRKLKFHEQKLLKQVDFLNWEVTDHNLHELRVLRRYRLQRREDYTRYNQLSRAVRELARRLRDLPERDPFRVRSSAALLDKLYALGLIPTRGSLELCDFVTASSFCRRRLPTVLLKLRMAQHLQAAVAFVEQGHVRVGPDVVTDPAFLVTRSMEDFVTWVDSSKIKRHVLEYNEERDDFDLEA; encoded by the coding sequence ATGGTGCGGAAGCTTAAGTTCCACGAGCAGAAGCTGCTGAAGCAGGTGGACTTCCTGAACTGGGAGGTCACCGATCACAACTTGCACGAGCTGCGCGTGTTGCGGCGTTATCGGCTGCAACGGCGCGAGGACTACACGCGCTACAACCAGCTGAGCCGTGCTGTGCGCGAGCTGGCGCGGCGCCTGCGGGACCTGCCGGAGCGCGACCCGTTTCGCGTGCGCTCCTCGGCCGCGCTGCTGGACAAACTGTATGCTCTCGGCCTAATCCCCACGCGCGGGTCGCTGGAGCTCTGCGATTTCGTCACGGCCTCGTCCTTCTGCCGCCGCCGCCTGCCCACCGTGCTCCTTAAGCTGCGCATGGCGCAGCACCTCCAGGCCGCCGTGGCATTCGTGGAGCAGGGTCACGTGCGCGTGGGCCCCGACGTGGTCACCGACCCCGCCTTCCTTGTCACGCGCAGCATGGAGGACTTCGTCACCTGGGTTGACTCGTCCAAGATCAAGCGGCACGTGCTGGAGTACAATGAGGAGCGTGACGACTTCGATCTGGAAGCCTAG